The following are encoded together in the Mesoplodon densirostris isolate mMesDen1 chromosome 2, mMesDen1 primary haplotype, whole genome shotgun sequence genome:
- the SFPQ gene encoding splicing factor, proline- and glutamine-rich isoform X2, with the protein MSRDRFRSRGGGGGGFHRRGGGGGRGGLHDFRSPPPGMGLNQNRGPLGPGPGQGGPKPPIPPPPPHQQQQQPPPQQPPPQQPPPLQPPPHQPPHPQPPHQQPPPPPQDSSKPAVPQGPGPAPGVGSAPPASGSAPPATPPTSGAPTGPGPTPTPPPAVTSAPPGAPPPAPPSSGVPTTPPQAGGPPPPPAGGPGPGPKQGPGVGGPKGGKMPGGPKPGGGPGLSTPGGHPKPPHRGGGEPRGGRQHHPPYHQQHHQGPPPGGPGGRSEEKISDSEGFKANLSLLRRPGEKTYTQRCRLFVGNLPADITEDEFKRLFAKYGEPGEVFINKGKGFGFIKLESRALAEIAKAELDDTPMRGRQLRVRFATHAAALSVRNLSPYVSNELLEEAFSQFGPIERAVVIVDDRGRSTGKGIVEFASKPAARKAFERCSEGVFLLTTTPRPVIVEPLEQLDDEDGLPEKLAQKNPMYQKERETPPRFAQHGTFEYEYSQRWKSLDEMEKQQREQVEKNMKDAKDKLESEMEDAYHEHQANLLRQDLMRRQEELRRMEELHNQEMQKRKEMQLRQEEERRRREEEMMIRQREMEEQMRRQREESYSRMGYMDPRERDMRMGGGGAMNMGDPYGSGGQKFPPLGGGGGIGYEANPGVPPATMSGSMMGSDMVRMIDVG; encoded by the exons ATGTCTCGGGACCGGTTCCGAAGTCGGGGAGGTGGCGGTGGCGGTTTCCACCGACGCGGAGGGGGAGGCGGCCGCGGCGGCCTCCACGACTTCCGCTCCCCGCCACCCGGCATGGGCCTCAATCAGAACCGCGGACCTTTGGGGCCCGGCCCGGGCCAGGGTGGTCCCAAGCCTCCGATCCCGCCACCGCCTCCGcaccagcaacagcagcagccacCGCCGCAGCAACCGCCACCACAGCAGCCGCCGCCGCTTCAGCCGCCGCCGCACCAGCCGCCGCATCCGCAGCCGCCGCAtcagcagccgccgccgccgccacaggACTCATCTAAGCCTGCCGTCCCTCAGGGACCCGGCCCGGCTCCCGGAGTAGGCAGCGCTCCCCCGGCCTCCGGCTCGGCGCCGCCCGCCACACCCCCGACTTCGGGAGCCCCCACGGGGCCAGGCCCCACCCCGACCCCGCCGCCCGCTGTCACCTCGGCGCCCCCCGGGGCGCCCCCGCCCGCGCCGCCGAGCAGCGGGGTTCCCACCACCCCCCCTCAGGCTGGCGGCCCGCCGCCTCCACCCGCGGGGGGCCCGGGCCCCGGGCCTAAGCAGGGCCCAGGAGTCGGGGGCCCCAAAGGCGGCAAAATGCCAGGCGGGCCGAAGCCCGGCGGCGGCCCGGGCCTAAGCACTCCTGGCGGCCACCCCAAGCCGCCGCACCGAGGCGGCGGGGAGCCCCGCGGGGGCCGGCAACACCACCCGCCCTACCACCAGCAGCACCACCAAGGGCCGCCGCCCGGCGGGCCCGGGGGCCGCAGCGAGGAGAAGATCTCTGACTCCGAG GGGTTTAAAGCCAACTTGTCTCTCTTGAGGAGGCCTGGAGAGAAAACTTACACGCAGCGTTGTCGGTTGTTTGTTGGTAATCTACCTGCTGATATCACGGAGGATGAATTCAAAAGATTATTTGCTAAATATGGAGAACCAGGAGAAGTTTTTATCAACAAAGGCAAAGGATTCGGATTTATTAAGCtt GAATCTAGAGCGTTAGCTGAAATTGCTAAAGCTGAACTTGATGATACACCCATGAGAGGTAGACAGCTTCGGGTTCGATTTGCCACACATGCTGCTGCCCTTTCTGTTCGAAATCTTTCACCTTACGTTTCCAATGAACTGTTGGAAGAAGCCTTTAGTCAGTTTGGTCCTATTGAAAGGGCTGTTGTAATTGTGGATGATCGTGGAAGATCTACAGGGAAAGGCATTGTTGAATTTGCTTCTAAACCAGCAGCAAGAAAAGCATTTGAAAGATGCAGTGAAGGTGTTTTCTTACTAACAAC AACTCCTCGTCCAGTCATTGTGGAACCACTTGAACAGTTAGATGATGAAGATGGTCTTCCTGAAAAACTTGCACAGAAGAATCCAATGTATCAAAA GGAGAGAGAAACCCCTCCTCGTTTTGCCCAGCATGGTACATTTGAGTATGAGTATTCTCAGAGGTGGAAGTCcctggatgaaatggaaaaacagcAGCGGGAACAAGTTGAAAAAAACATGAAAGATGCAAAAGACAAATTGGAAAGTGAAATGGAAGATGCCTATCATGAGCATCAGGCAAATCTTTTGCGTCAAG ATCTGATGAGACGCCAGGAAGAATTAAGACGCATGGAAGAACTTCACAATCAAGAAATGCAGAAACGTAAAGAGATGCAATTAAG GCAAGAGGAGGAACGACGTAGGAGGGAAGAAGAGATGATGATTCGTCAACGTGAGATGGAAGAACAAATGAGACGCCAAAGAGAGGAAAGTTATAGCCGGATGGGCTACATGGATCCG agagaaagagacatgAGAATGGGTGGTGGAGGAGCAATGAACATGGGAG ATCCCTATGGTTCAGGAGGCCAGAAATTTCCACCtctaggtggtggtggtggcataGGTTATGAAGCTAATCCTGGAGTTCCGCCGGCAACAATGAGTGGTTCCATGATGGGAAGCGACATG
- the SFPQ gene encoding splicing factor, proline- and glutamine-rich isoform X1: protein MSRDRFRSRGGGGGGFHRRGGGGGRGGLHDFRSPPPGMGLNQNRGPLGPGPGQGGPKPPIPPPPPHQQQQQPPPQQPPPQQPPPLQPPPHQPPHPQPPHQQPPPPPQDSSKPAVPQGPGPAPGVGSAPPASGSAPPATPPTSGAPTGPGPTPTPPPAVTSAPPGAPPPAPPSSGVPTTPPQAGGPPPPPAGGPGPGPKQGPGVGGPKGGKMPGGPKPGGGPGLSTPGGHPKPPHRGGGEPRGGRQHHPPYHQQHHQGPPPGGPGGRSEEKISDSEGFKANLSLLRRPGEKTYTQRCRLFVGNLPADITEDEFKRLFAKYGEPGEVFINKGKGFGFIKLESRALAEIAKAELDDTPMRGRQLRVRFATHAAALSVRNLSPYVSNELLEEAFSQFGPIERAVVIVDDRGRSTGKGIVEFASKPAARKAFERCSEGVFLLTTTPRPVIVEPLEQLDDEDGLPEKLAQKNPMYQKERETPPRFAQHGTFEYEYSQRWKSLDEMEKQQREQVEKNMKDAKDKLESEMEDAYHEHQANLLRQDLMRRQEELRRMEELHNQEMQKRKEMQLRQEEERRRREEEMMIRQREMEEQMRRQREESYSRMGYMDPRERDMRMGGGGAMNMGDPYGSGGQKFPPLGGGGGIGYEANPGVPPATMSGSMMGSDMRTERFGQGGAGPVGGQGPRGMGPGTPAGYGRGREEYEGPNKKPRF, encoded by the exons ATGTCTCGGGACCGGTTCCGAAGTCGGGGAGGTGGCGGTGGCGGTTTCCACCGACGCGGAGGGGGAGGCGGCCGCGGCGGCCTCCACGACTTCCGCTCCCCGCCACCCGGCATGGGCCTCAATCAGAACCGCGGACCTTTGGGGCCCGGCCCGGGCCAGGGTGGTCCCAAGCCTCCGATCCCGCCACCGCCTCCGcaccagcaacagcagcagccacCGCCGCAGCAACCGCCACCACAGCAGCCGCCGCCGCTTCAGCCGCCGCCGCACCAGCCGCCGCATCCGCAGCCGCCGCAtcagcagccgccgccgccgccacaggACTCATCTAAGCCTGCCGTCCCTCAGGGACCCGGCCCGGCTCCCGGAGTAGGCAGCGCTCCCCCGGCCTCCGGCTCGGCGCCGCCCGCCACACCCCCGACTTCGGGAGCCCCCACGGGGCCAGGCCCCACCCCGACCCCGCCGCCCGCTGTCACCTCGGCGCCCCCCGGGGCGCCCCCGCCCGCGCCGCCGAGCAGCGGGGTTCCCACCACCCCCCCTCAGGCTGGCGGCCCGCCGCCTCCACCCGCGGGGGGCCCGGGCCCCGGGCCTAAGCAGGGCCCAGGAGTCGGGGGCCCCAAAGGCGGCAAAATGCCAGGCGGGCCGAAGCCCGGCGGCGGCCCGGGCCTAAGCACTCCTGGCGGCCACCCCAAGCCGCCGCACCGAGGCGGCGGGGAGCCCCGCGGGGGCCGGCAACACCACCCGCCCTACCACCAGCAGCACCACCAAGGGCCGCCGCCCGGCGGGCCCGGGGGCCGCAGCGAGGAGAAGATCTCTGACTCCGAG GGGTTTAAAGCCAACTTGTCTCTCTTGAGGAGGCCTGGAGAGAAAACTTACACGCAGCGTTGTCGGTTGTTTGTTGGTAATCTACCTGCTGATATCACGGAGGATGAATTCAAAAGATTATTTGCTAAATATGGAGAACCAGGAGAAGTTTTTATCAACAAAGGCAAAGGATTCGGATTTATTAAGCtt GAATCTAGAGCGTTAGCTGAAATTGCTAAAGCTGAACTTGATGATACACCCATGAGAGGTAGACAGCTTCGGGTTCGATTTGCCACACATGCTGCTGCCCTTTCTGTTCGAAATCTTTCACCTTACGTTTCCAATGAACTGTTGGAAGAAGCCTTTAGTCAGTTTGGTCCTATTGAAAGGGCTGTTGTAATTGTGGATGATCGTGGAAGATCTACAGGGAAAGGCATTGTTGAATTTGCTTCTAAACCAGCAGCAAGAAAAGCATTTGAAAGATGCAGTGAAGGTGTTTTCTTACTAACAAC AACTCCTCGTCCAGTCATTGTGGAACCACTTGAACAGTTAGATGATGAAGATGGTCTTCCTGAAAAACTTGCACAGAAGAATCCAATGTATCAAAA GGAGAGAGAAACCCCTCCTCGTTTTGCCCAGCATGGTACATTTGAGTATGAGTATTCTCAGAGGTGGAAGTCcctggatgaaatggaaaaacagcAGCGGGAACAAGTTGAAAAAAACATGAAAGATGCAAAAGACAAATTGGAAAGTGAAATGGAAGATGCCTATCATGAGCATCAGGCAAATCTTTTGCGTCAAG ATCTGATGAGACGCCAGGAAGAATTAAGACGCATGGAAGAACTTCACAATCAAGAAATGCAGAAACGTAAAGAGATGCAATTAAG GCAAGAGGAGGAACGACGTAGGAGGGAAGAAGAGATGATGATTCGTCAACGTGAGATGGAAGAACAAATGAGACGCCAAAGAGAGGAAAGTTATAGCCGGATGGGCTACATGGATCCG agagaaagagacatgAGAATGGGTGGTGGAGGAGCAATGAACATGGGAG ATCCCTATGGTTCAGGAGGCCAGAAATTTCCACCtctaggtggtggtggtggcataGGTTATGAAGCTAATCCTGGAGTTCCGCCGGCAACAATGAGTGGTTCCATGATGGGAAGCGACATG